The genomic region AACGTTCCTTTGCAGGCTAGGTGAGGCACGGTCTGGACATGTTAGCTACGGTACCCAAGCCGATCAGCGATTATCAGGGGCTCGCGGGCGACGAGCTGTTCCGCCGGACGGCGCAGGCGAAGCGCGTCCTCGGCGATCGGGTTATGATTCTCGGACACAACTATCAGCGGGACGAGGTGATCGAACACGCCGATTTTCGGGGTGATTCGCTTCTGCTGTCCAAACTCGCGGCGGAGCGGTCCGAGCGGCCCTACGTCGTCTTTTGCGGCGTGCATTTCATGGCCGAGACGGCGGACATTCTCAGCCGGTCGAATCAAACCGTCATTCTTCCGGACATGGCGGCCGGCTGTTCGATGGCGGATATGGCGGCGATCGAGCAGGTGGATCAATGTTGGGAAACGTTGGGGCGCATCCTCCCGGTCGAGGAGACCGTCATGCCGGCCGTCTATGTGAATTCCGCGGCAGTCCTGAAGGCCTTTTGCGGCGAGCACGGCGGCATCACCTGTACGTCGTCCAACGCCAGGGCCGTGATCGAATGGTGCTGGGCCAGACGCGAAAAGATTCTGTTTTTCCCGGACGAGCATCTGGGCCGCAATACCGCCAACAAGATGGGATTGCCGCGCGAGCAGATGATCGTGTGGGATCCCTATCAGCCGAACGGCGGTAACAGCCGCGAAGCCATCAAGCGGGCGAAGCTGATTCTCTGGAAAGGCCATTGCAGCGTCCATCAGATGTTTCAGCCGGTACACGTCGACAATTTCAGGAAGCAGTATCCGGACGGCAAGGTGATCGTTCATCCGGAGTGCCATGAGGACGTGGTCAACAAGGCGGATTTGTCCGGGTCCACGGAATTCATCATCAAGACGGTGTCCGCGGCTCCCACCGGATCGATCTGGGCGGTGGGGACGGAACTCAATCTCGTCAACCGGTTGAAGCGTGACATGACCGACAGGAAGGTATTCTTTCTCTCGTCCACCGTCTGTCAATGCGCAACCATGTTCAGGATCGACGGCGCGCATCTCTGTTGGGCCATGGAGAATCTTGCCGACAGGCACGTCGTCAACCATATCGTGGTTCCCGAAGACGAGAAGCGGTGGGCCAAGGTGGCGCTCGACCGGATGATGGCAATCAGCTAAGTGCCGCCGTGCCGAATCGATGCAAGATGGAGATTGCCTCCGACTTCCTCCTCCTGTAGATTCCCATCCACCGTCAACCGCCGTATCAGGATCAGGCAAAGCAGGCCGAACCGATGGACTACAAAGCAACGCTTAATCTGCCCAAAACCGATTTTCCCATGAAGGCGAACCTGCCGCAGCGGGAACCCGAACTGCTGGCTTGGTGGGAAAAGGAACGCCTGTACGAAGAGATCCAGCAGGCCGGGCAGGGGCGGCCCCGCTACGTCCTCCACGACGGTCCTCCTTATGCCAACGGCCGAATTCATATCGGCCACGCCTTGAACAAGATTCTCAAGGACATCATCGTCAAGTCGAAAACCATGGCGGGCTTTCACGTGCCGTATGTGCCGGGTTGGGATTGCCATGGTTTGCCGATCGAGCATCAGGTGCTGAAGGATCTCGGCGAAAAGAAGAAGACCCTCGATGCCACGACGATCCGCCGGCTCTGCCGGGAATATGCCGAGAAGTTCCGCGACATCCAGCGCGAAGAGTTTCAACGTCTGGGCACGCTCGGCGATTGGCAGCACCCGTATCTGACCATGAATCCGGGCTACGAAGCGACGATCGTGCGGGAGTTCGGCAAGTTCGTGGAGCGTGGGGGCGTCTACAAGGGTCTCAAGCCGGTGCTGTGGTGTACGCAGGATCAGACCGCGCTGGCCGAGGCGGAAGTGGAGTATGACGATCACACCTCACCATCGATCTACGTCAAGTTTCCCATCGTCAATCCTCCCCGGTCATTCCCCGGACGCCACGACGGCGTGTCGGCGGATCGAACGTCCTATGCCGTCGTGATTTGGACGACGACTCCCTGGACTCTTCCGGCCAATCAGGCGGTCTGTCTCCATCCCGACATCGACTATGCGTTCGTGCAGGTGGGAGAAGAGATCTTGGTCATGGCCGACAAGCTGGTGGAGCGCGTGGCCAAGGCCTGCGAGTTGAAAGAGGCCCGCGTGCTGGGGATGAAGAAGGGGCAAGACGGCTTCGAGGGGCTCGAAACTCAGCGCCCCATGAGCACGGGACTGTCGCCGATTCTGCTGGGAGATTTCGTCACGCTCGATCAGGGCACCGGCTGCGTGCACATCGCGCCGGGACACGGCATGGAAGACTACATCCTGGTCCAGGAATACAACGCCAAAGCGTCTCCCGGCGAGCGGCTGGAGATCCTGGCGCCGGTCGATGACGCGGGACGGTTCACCGACGCGGTGGAAGGCTTTTCCGGGCAGCATGTCTTCAAGGCCAACCCTGGCATCGTGGAGCGGCTCAAGGAGACGGGAAAACTATTGGGACACGGGACGCTGAACCACTCCTATCCCCACTGCTGGCGTTGCAAGAGCCCGGTCATCTTCCGTGCTACGGAACAGTGGTTCGTCTCCATGGAGACGAACGAACTCCGCCGGGAGACCCTGGCCGAAATCAATCGCGTGCAATGGGTTCCGCCCTGGGGCAAGGATCGGATCACCGGCATGATCACGAATCGGCCGGATTGGTGTTTGTCGCGCCAACGTGTATGGGGCGTGCCGATTCCTGGATTCACCTGTGCCGGCTGCCGCAGGGTGATGGCCGAGCCGGTTCTGATCGAACACCTCGCCGTCCTGATGGAATCGGGAGGATCGGATATTTGGTTCGAACGACCGGCGTCGGAGTTGCTGCCTCCCGGCACGACGTGCGGACAGTGCGGCGGAACTACATTCGAAAAGGAACATGACATTCTCGACGTCTGGTTCGAATCCGGCGTCAGTTATGCCGCCGTGCTCAAGCCGCACAAGTGGTGGCCGGCTGATTTGTATCTCGAAGGTTCGGATCAGCATCGGGGCTGGTTCCATAGTTCGTTGCTCGCCGGCGTCATCACCGACGGGCGCGCGCCATACAAAGCCGTCCTGACGCACGGGTTCGTCCTCGATGGGCAAGGTAAAAAGATGTCGAAGTCGGCTGGGAATGTTGTTGCACCACAGGAGGTGATCAAGCAGTTTGGAGCTGAAATTTTGAGGTTTTGGGTGGCAGCACAGGATTATCGCGATGATGTTCGGATTTCTAAAGATATTCTAAGTCAGCTCGTCGAGGTATACCGAAAAATTAGGAATACCTGCAGGTTTATGCTGAGCAATCTCTATGACTTTGACCCCTCGAAAGATCGAGTGCCATATGAACGGTTGCCGGAACTCGACCGATGGGCGTTAATCAAGCTTCACAACCTTATTGAGGTTGTGAAAAAGAGTTACGAAGATTTTGATTTTCGCCAAATCATCCATGAACTCGATTATTTCTGTGCCGTGTATATGAGCGCCGTGTATCTCGACATTCTCAAGGATCGTCTCTACACGTTCCGCGCAGATGCTCCCTTGCGCCGCGGGTCACAGACTGTGCTCTTTGAGATCATAGTCGCCATGACGAAATTGATGGCTCCGATTCTAAGCTTTACGACGGAGGAAATTTGGCGCACATTACCTAAGTCTTCAGATGCGGGACAGCAGAACTCAAGTGTGCATCTGGTAGCATTCCCAGAATCAGATCCAAAATGGATCGATCCCGAACTGGAACAGAATTGGAGTGATTTCTTATTGCCTGTGCGAAGTCTGGTGCTTGGTAAACTGGAGGAAAAGCGGAGAAACAGAATCATAGGATCTTCGCTTGAAGCAAAGGTGATCCTCTATGCGCAGCGAGCGAACCCTGCTCAGTATGATTCTCTAAGGTTGTACGAAGACTTCTTGCCAGCCTTCTTTATCGTTTCGCAGGTCGAATTGCTTGGGGTAGATCAGGTACCGACCGATGCTTGCTTTTCGATAGATCTTGCTGCAGGAATTGCTGTTGATGTGGTTCCAGCAGGAGGAAAAAAGTGCGAGCGGTGCTGGAATTATCGAGAGGCAGTCGGAAAAGATGAGGGTCACCCCACCCTCTGCGACCGTTGCGTGGAGGCGGTGCGGTGAGCCCGACCGCGCTCCGTTACGGAGGGCTGACCCTGCTCGGAATCCTGATCGTATTGGTGGATCAGGTAACAAAACAATGGGTCATGCAGTCCATGCGGTTGCATGAGTCCATCGTGGTCGTTCCCAACCTCTTCAGCATTACCTACATCCGGAATCCGGGGGCCGCGTTCGGATTGCTGGCCGGCAGCAGCAACGCCTTTCGCATGGTCTTCTTCGGCGTGACGTCTCTGTTCGCGCTGGGCCTCCTGGGGACGATTCTGGCCCGGCTGCCCGAGAAAGATTGGATCGGGCAGGTGAGCATCGCCGCGATCCTCGGAGGAGCGATCGGAAATTTGATCGATCGGTTACGGTTCGGCGAGGTAATCGATTTTCTGGACGTCTATGTCGACATGTATCATTGGCCGGCGTTCAACGTGGCCGACTCCGCCATCAGCGTGGGGGTCGTGTGCCTGATCGTGCATTTTGCGTTCGAACGAAAAGAGACGCCGCTGCCGGAACCGGATCCTCCCCCGACGTCCCTATCTTCTTAGAGTAGAGCGGCTAGCCGGGAAGGGGAACGATGAACCCTCCCTGTTCGTGAAACTGGCGCTGCTGGTCCGTCGAAAACATCACCAGCGGTTCGCTGTGGCAGAATTGACATTCATTCACGGTCACCGTGACGTCTCCCTCGCCCAGTTCTTCCATGTATCGCTTCGCCAGCTTGAGCGCCGTCGCTTCGTCGGTCGTTATGACGTCGAAATGGAGCGGCCCCTGCTTCCCACGCACTTTCGCGTCGAATATGTGGACGGTGTCCGCCATGAATAAGGTGGGTCGTCACAGACCAAAGATATACAGGACGGCGAGTCCCATGACGATTCTGTAATAGGCGAATGGACGCAGCGTGTGGTGCTTGACGAAGGACAGGAACGCCGCGATCACGATCCAGGCGACGACAAAGGAGACGGCAAGGCCGATCGCCAGCGCGACGTAGTCCTCCTGCTGAAACACTCCGCGTGATTTCCAGATTTGATAGCAGGTTGCGACGATCAACGTCGGGAGCGCCAGAAAAAACGAGTATTCCGTGGCGACCTTACGATCCAAGCCCACCAGCAAGCCGCCGATGATCGTCGAACCCGAGCGTGACATGCCGGGAACGAGCGACGCGCATTGGGCGACGCCGATCATGATCGCCTGGCGCAGGCCGACCTGTTCAAGTTGCTGTACATCTGGTTTCCTCGTGCGGGCTTCAACCGCCAAAATGATCAATCCGCCCACGATGGAGGTGATGGCGACGGTCTGCGGGCTGAAGAGGTGAGCTTTGATCCAACCGTGCGTCGCCAGTCCCACCAGACCGGCGGGGAGAAATGCCGCGCCCAAGCCGATGAGGAACCAGAGATGCGGATGTGCTACCAGGGATCGGCGAAGCGTGAGACTCAACGATTCGGTGCCGCCGCCAATCGAACGCCGAAAATCCGCTTGCTCGCCCATTGCGCGTGAAAGGAGCGTTCTCAGCTTTTCCCGCTCGTATGCCACGACGGCGAGGATGGCCCCCAACTGGATGGAGATCTCGGCATTGGCGGCCAGATCGCCGGTAAACCCCAGTGCATGCCCCACGAGAATGAGATGGCCGGTCGAGGAGACCGGGAGAAATTCGGTCAGTCCTTCGACAATGCCGAGAATCACCGCCAGGGCGGGGCCCCATTCATTCATCTGCGTTCCTTTGGATGAGAGTGTGACGAGAGGTCTCTGCATAATCACAAAGTGACCGTCTCCCGTCAAGCAGACATGAAAAACCGATGATCGGAACTCCGGATGCCGCGGCTGGGCGTCAAACTTGTTGACAAAGAGTGAGGCTTGGCATACACAGTGGAGGGGTGCGAAAAGACGCGATGACACACGTAGCCTAAGACAGCCGTGACGCGAAGGGACGGCGATCAGGATAAGGGGAGGTTCGCATGAGGTCAGTGTGGATGACGGCGATTGTCGCAGCGGGGGCGTTTTCGATCATGGGTTGTGTCGTCAGCGACCGCAAGTACCAGGAGGCGATAGCCGAAGGCGACGCCGCAAAGACCGAATTGGCCACGATGCGCACGCAGAAGAGCGCATTGGAGCAGCAGGTCAAGACATTGAAGGAATTGAACGTCAAATTCGGTAATGAAGCCCAGGCCGCCCACGACGAGTTGGAGCGCATACAGCACAGCCGGGACAAAGAACGGGGAAGCATTGAAGCACGGACCAAGGAACTCGAGGATCGCGTTCGGCAGTTGACCGTACAAAACCGGGCCATGAAATCGGAATATGAAGACGCCAAGCGGCACAATGAAACACTGAAGTCCCTGGTCGCTCGCTATCAGAAGGAACTCAAGGAACGGAGCGTCACCGGATCATTAGCTCCCTCCGCCGCCTCGCCGCCGGCCATGGTTCCGGCTCCGATGCCACCGTCCACCGTCACCCCCCCATCGGCCGGAGCAGGCCTGATGAACGTTAATAAGGCCTCCGCTGGCGATATGGTGCTGGTGCTGGGTATCTCGAAGGAGATGGCTGACCGGATCGTGATGAACCGTCCCTACAAGGTCAAGGGTGAATTGGTTGCGAAAAACGTCGTGCCGAAGGAAACGTTCGATACGATCAGGGAGCGCATCAGCGTCAGCCCATAGTGGCGTATCTGGAAGCCTATGCCGAGGGGACGTGTGATTGAGCGGCGTCACCCTACGGAGGATGCCTCGGCGGGAACGTGACGAAATATGGGCTAGGCAGTGGCACGACAGGCCATCCATGCATATGGATGGCCTGTCGTGCTTTTAGGGTGGAGAGGATGATTCTGGTTCGTGCGTCTTGTTAGAATGAGAGGGCTTGTCATCATGGAGAAACGACCCTCGTCATGCGCCGCCTCGTTCTGATTGTCGCGGTATTGGCCGTCGGATTGGTCATCGGCGGCTACGTCTTTTTCAACGGTGAACGGAAGACGCCGATTCGATACCGCTCTGCGTCGGTGGAGCGGGGCACGGTCGTGTCACTGGTGACCGCAACCGGTACGATCGCGCCGGTGGTGTCGGTTCAGGTCGGCACGCAAGTCTCCGGCATGATCAAGAGCTTGCACGCCGACTTCAATTCCGTGGTCAAGGCCGGGGACATCGTGGCGGTGATCGACCCTGAGCCTTTTCGAGCCCGTCGAGATCAGGCCGCCAGTAATCTTGAAATGGCACGGGCGACATTGGCCCGGGCAAGGACCGAGCAGGCCCAGCGCCATCGCGAACTGGAGCGGACGAAGTCGCTGCTGTCCCAGCAATTCGTGTCGCAGAATGATGTGGATGTAGCCCTCACCAACGCTCAGGGAGCCGAAGCGCAGGTGAGCGTCGCGATTGCTCAGGGGAAGCAGGCGGAAGCCGCGCTCAATGCCGCGGAATTGGATCTGAAATACACCGTCATCCGATCGCCGGTGAACGGCATCGTCGTGGCCAGAAACGTCGAAGTGGGCCAGACGGTCGCCGCGAGTTTCGCCACGCCCAACCTGTTCTTGATCGCCCTCGACCTGACGAAGATGGAAGTCGATACCAACGTGAGCGAGTCCGATATCGGGGGCATTACGGAAGGGAAGGACGCCATGTTTACCGTCGACGCGTATCCGGGAGTTCCGTTTTCCGGCACCATCAGACAGGTGCGCATCGCGCCGATCAACGTGCAGAACGTGGTCACGTATAACGTGGTGGTCGGTGTGGACAATAAGGACTTGCGGCTCAAGCCTGGGATGACCGCGAACGTGTCGATCGTCGTGGCTCAGCGGGAGAACGTGCTCAAGATTCCCAATGCCGCGCTCCGGTTCATGCCTCCGAAATCCGAACTGGTCAACGGCAGTCCGTCCGGCGCCGGCGTCCGAGCCGTGGCGACGGGCGATGTAGGGGGCCTGCCGTCCCGATTCGTCTGGAAGGAACGGGAAAATGGCGAACTGGTCTCGGTTCCGGTTCAGGGCGGCATATCGGACGGCCTCTGGACTGAATTGGTTTCGGGAGACGTTGCCGAAGGCGAGGCCGTGATCGTCGGCATCGAGCAGTTCCGAGGAGAACGACGGAGCAGCGATCTGCCGCCGGGGTTCGGCGCTCCGCCGCGTCGCCAGTCCCGCGAGCGAGGCATGTGACGTTCTCGTCCGTCCGCGCCGGTATCGAGCGATGAATCGTCAGTCTTACCCCAAATCCGGTCATGGTCCCTTGCGGCCGGACGCGTTCCTCCATCGGTCATGGCTTCGCTGATCTCCTGTCGTGACATCTGGAAGGTGTATCGGGTCGGCGATGTTCAGGTCGAAGCGCTTTGTGGCGTGGAACTCACGATCGAGCGGGGCGAATTCGTCGCGGTCATGGGCTCCTCAGGATCCGGCAAGTCCACATTGATGAACATTCTCGGTTGCCTCGACCAACCGACGAGAGGCAGCTACCAACTCGGCGGTGTCGAAGTCGCAAGCATGCGTTCGGATCGGTTGGCCGAAATCCGCAACCGCCAGATCGGATTCGTCTTTCAAAGCTTCAATCTCATCCCCAGGACCAGTTCGCTGGAAAATGCTCAGTTGCCGCTGTTCTATCGAGGACTCCCGCTCAAAGAGCAGCGCCGGCAGGCGGCGGAAGCGCTTCGGCGTGTCGGCTTGATCGGGCGGGAAAGCCATTTCCCCGCTCAACTATCCGGTGGCCAACAGCAACGCGTCGCCATTGCTCGGGCGTTGGTGACGTCGCCGACTCTTCTGCTGGCCGATGAGCCGACGGGTAATCTGGACAGCAGGTCCAGCGAGGAGATCATGGAAATCTTGCAGGGGCTCAACCGCGAGGGTATGACGGTCGTCGTGGTCACGCATGAGCCGGACGTCGCGGTCTACGCATCACGGGAGATCGTCGTGACGGACGGCCGGATCGTGAGCGACCGAACGGTGCGGCCGTCTCAAGAGGCGGGGCACTAGCATGGCGGCGTTCGTGTGGTTGACGATCCTCACGGCGCTTCGGGTCCTTGGGCGCAATCGTATGCGGACAGCCTTGACCATGCTGGGAATCGTGATCGGCGTAGGGGCGGTCATCGCCATGGTCAGCATCGGCGACGGTGCCCGGCGCGCGGTCCAGAGGCAGATCGCCACGATGGGCACGAACGTCATCATCGTCTGGCCCGGCGTCACCACGGTCAGCGGCGTGCGGGGAAGCCAAGGAGGGGCCGTCACCCTGACGGTCGCGGATGCGCTGGATATCAAGAAGAAAATTCCGTTGTTGTCGGACACCGCATGGGCCAAACGGGACGTGATGCAGATCGTCAACGGCAACCGGAATTGGAACGGTTCCATCAATGGCGTGTCTCCGAGCTATCTGACGATCAGAGACTGGTCGTTTACCAGCGGGGGGGCGTTTACGCAGGCGGACCTCGACAGCGCCGCTCGCGTGGCGCTGATCGGACAGACGGTGGCGGAGAATCTCTTTGAACCGGGAGAAGAGCCGGTCGGGGCTGTCATACGCATCAACAACGTGCCGTTTCGGGTGATCGGCGTGCTTGCGGCGAAGGGACAATCCGCCCAGGGTTCCGATCAAGACGACGTCATCTTCATTCCGTTCACGACCGCGGAACGAAAGGTCTTCGGCACCTTGTTCCTGGGCTCCGTCGGTGGGATCTTTGCGTCAACCGAGCGGGCCGACGATCTCCCTGAGGCGGTCGAGCAGATTCGCGACGTCATCCGCATGCGTCACCGGATACAGGGGGAACAGGCCGACGATTTTACGATCCGCACGCAGGTGGATATCGGAAAGGTGCAACAGGGGACGAGTCAAACGTTGACCGTGATGTTATTTGCCATCGCGTCCGTTTCCCTGCTCGTCGGAGGGATCGGTATCATGAACATCCTGCTGGTCTCGGTGACCGAGCGGACCAGGGAAATCGGCGTTCGGATGGCGGTCGGCGCCACGCGGCGTCACATCGTCGTGCAGTTCCTGATCGAAGCCATGACGTTGAGCGTGTTGGGCGGGGCGTTGGGCATTATCTTCGGGGTGATAGGGGCGAAATTGACGACGGTGATCGCAGGATGGCCGACCATCGTGTCCGGATCCGTGATCGCGGCTGCATTCGTGTTTTCGCTCGTCATCGGATTGTTTTTCGGCCTCTATCCCGCCACAAAGGCCGCGCGTTTGAATCCGATCGACGCGCTGCGTTACGAGTAATCTGCAACCGTCGGCACGGGGGGATGAAGCGAGTCGACGCTCGGTGCGGCGGTAAGCGACACCTCGATGCGAGGGTTGAGCTTGTCGACGTGCTTGTACAGATGGGTTTCGACGATACGGTTGTCGTTGACGCCGAGTCCCTCGCAGAG from Nitrospira japonica harbors:
- the nadA gene encoding quinolinate synthase NadA, which encodes MLATVPKPISDYQGLAGDELFRRTAQAKRVLGDRVMILGHNYQRDEVIEHADFRGDSLLLSKLAAERSERPYVVFCGVHFMAETADILSRSNQTVILPDMAAGCSMADMAAIEQVDQCWETLGRILPVEETVMPAVYVNSAAVLKAFCGEHGGITCTSSNARAVIEWCWARREKILFFPDEHLGRNTANKMGLPREQMIVWDPYQPNGGNSREAIKRAKLILWKGHCSVHQMFQPVHVDNFRKQYPDGKVIVHPECHEDVVNKADLSGSTEFIIKTVSAAPTGSIWAVGTELNLVNRLKRDMTDRKVFFLSSTVCQCATMFRIDGAHLCWAMENLADRHVVNHIVVPEDEKRWAKVALDRMMAIS
- the ileS gene encoding isoleucine--tRNA ligase — its product is MDYKATLNLPKTDFPMKANLPQREPELLAWWEKERLYEEIQQAGQGRPRYVLHDGPPYANGRIHIGHALNKILKDIIVKSKTMAGFHVPYVPGWDCHGLPIEHQVLKDLGEKKKTLDATTIRRLCREYAEKFRDIQREEFQRLGTLGDWQHPYLTMNPGYEATIVREFGKFVERGGVYKGLKPVLWCTQDQTALAEAEVEYDDHTSPSIYVKFPIVNPPRSFPGRHDGVSADRTSYAVVIWTTTPWTLPANQAVCLHPDIDYAFVQVGEEILVMADKLVERVAKACELKEARVLGMKKGQDGFEGLETQRPMSTGLSPILLGDFVTLDQGTGCVHIAPGHGMEDYILVQEYNAKASPGERLEILAPVDDAGRFTDAVEGFSGQHVFKANPGIVERLKETGKLLGHGTLNHSYPHCWRCKSPVIFRATEQWFVSMETNELRRETLAEINRVQWVPPWGKDRITGMITNRPDWCLSRQRVWGVPIPGFTCAGCRRVMAEPVLIEHLAVLMESGGSDIWFERPASELLPPGTTCGQCGGTTFEKEHDILDVWFESGVSYAAVLKPHKWWPADLYLEGSDQHRGWFHSSLLAGVITDGRAPYKAVLTHGFVLDGQGKKMSKSAGNVVAPQEVIKQFGAEILRFWVAAQDYRDDVRISKDILSQLVEVYRKIRNTCRFMLSNLYDFDPSKDRVPYERLPELDRWALIKLHNLIEVVKKSYEDFDFRQIIHELDYFCAVYMSAVYLDILKDRLYTFRADAPLRRGSQTVLFEIIVAMTKLMAPILSFTTEEIWRTLPKSSDAGQQNSSVHLVAFPESDPKWIDPELEQNWSDFLLPVRSLVLGKLEEKRRNRIIGSSLEAKVILYAQRANPAQYDSLRLYEDFLPAFFIVSQVELLGVDQVPTDACFSIDLAAGIAVDVVPAGGKKCERCWNYREAVGKDEGHPTLCDRCVEAVR
- the lspA gene encoding signal peptidase II, which produces MSPTALRYGGLTLLGILIVLVDQVTKQWVMQSMRLHESIVVVPNLFSITYIRNPGAAFGLLAGSSNAFRMVFFGVTSLFALGLLGTILARLPEKDWIGQVSIAAILGGAIGNLIDRLRFGEVIDFLDVYVDMYHWPAFNVADSAISVGVVCLIVHFAFERKETPLPEPDPPPTSLSS
- a CDS encoding DUF2024 family protein produces the protein MADTVHIFDAKVRGKQGPLHFDVITTDEATALKLAKRYMEELGEGDVTVTVNECQFCHSEPLVMFSTDQQRQFHEQGGFIVPLPG
- a CDS encoding undecaprenyl-diphosphate phosphatase is translated as MNEWGPALAVILGIVEGLTEFLPVSSTGHLILVGHALGFTGDLAANAEISIQLGAILAVVAYEREKLRTLLSRAMGEQADFRRSIGGGTESLSLTLRRSLVAHPHLWFLIGLGAAFLPAGLVGLATHGWIKAHLFSPQTVAITSIVGGLIILAVEARTRKPDVQQLEQVGLRQAIMIGVAQCASLVPGMSRSGSTIIGGLLVGLDRKVATEYSFFLALPTLIVATCYQIWKSRGVFQQEDYVALAIGLAVSFVVAWIVIAAFLSFVKHHTLRPFAYYRIVMGLAVLYIFGL
- a CDS encoding ComEA family DNA-binding protein translates to MRSVWMTAIVAAGAFSIMGCVVSDRKYQEAIAEGDAAKTELATMRTQKSALEQQVKTLKELNVKFGNEAQAAHDELERIQHSRDKERGSIEARTKELEDRVRQLTVQNRAMKSEYEDAKRHNETLKSLVARYQKELKERSVTGSLAPSAASPPAMVPAPMPPSTVTPPSAGAGLMNVNKASAGDMVLVLGISKEMADRIVMNRPYKVKGELVAKNVVPKETFDTIRERISVSP
- a CDS encoding efflux RND transporter periplasmic adaptor subunit; the encoded protein is MRRLVLIVAVLAVGLVIGGYVFFNGERKTPIRYRSASVERGTVVSLVTATGTIAPVVSVQVGTQVSGMIKSLHADFNSVVKAGDIVAVIDPEPFRARRDQAASNLEMARATLARARTEQAQRHRELERTKSLLSQQFVSQNDVDVALTNAQGAEAQVSVAIAQGKQAEAALNAAELDLKYTVIRSPVNGIVVARNVEVGQTVAASFATPNLFLIALDLTKMEVDTNVSESDIGGITEGKDAMFTVDAYPGVPFSGTIRQVRIAPINVQNVVTYNVVVGVDNKDLRLKPGMTANVSIVVAQRENVLKIPNAALRFMPPKSELVNGSPSGAGVRAVATGDVGGLPSRFVWKERENGELVSVPVQGGISDGLWTELVSGDVAEGEAVIVGIEQFRGERRSSDLPPGFGAPPRRQSRERGM
- a CDS encoding ABC transporter ATP-binding protein, with product MASLISCRDIWKVYRVGDVQVEALCGVELTIERGEFVAVMGSSGSGKSTLMNILGCLDQPTRGSYQLGGVEVASMRSDRLAEIRNRQIGFVFQSFNLIPRTSSLENAQLPLFYRGLPLKEQRRQAAEALRRVGLIGRESHFPAQLSGGQQQRVAIARALVTSPTLLLADEPTGNLDSRSSEEIMEILQGLNREGMTVVVVTHEPDVAVYASREIVVTDGRIVSDRTVRPSQEAGH
- a CDS encoding ABC transporter permease; translated protein: MAAFVWLTILTALRVLGRNRMRTALTMLGIVIGVGAVIAMVSIGDGARRAVQRQIATMGTNVIIVWPGVTTVSGVRGSQGGAVTLTVADALDIKKKIPLLSDTAWAKRDVMQIVNGNRNWNGSINGVSPSYLTIRDWSFTSGGAFTQADLDSAARVALIGQTVAENLFEPGEEPVGAVIRINNVPFRVIGVLAAKGQSAQGSDQDDVIFIPFTTAERKVFGTLFLGSVGGIFASTERADDLPEAVEQIRDVIRMRHRIQGEQADDFTIRTQVDIGKVQQGTSQTLTVMLFAIASVSLLVGGIGIMNILLVSVTERTREIGVRMAVGATRRHIVVQFLIEAMTLSVLGGALGIIFGVIGAKLTTVIAGWPTIVSGSVIAAAFVFSLVIGLFFGLYPATKAARLNPIDALRYE